A window from Salvelinus sp. IW2-2015 linkage group LG5, ASM291031v2, whole genome shotgun sequence encodes these proteins:
- the lman2la gene encoding VIP36-like protein isoform X3 produces the protein MALKTYWTFVIILITTCRSFADDDNHEMEEFLKREHSLSKPYQGVGSSSSSHWELMGDAMVTTEQVRLTTDMQSKQGAVWSRIPCHLRDWELQVHFKIHGQGKKNLNGDGLAIWYTKERMQKGPVFGNQDLFTGLGVFVDTYPNEEKHLEAQKTRYTTRTQRIFPFVLAMVGNGSISYDHERDGRPTELGGCNAMVRNLNHDTFIFIRYVRRRLTIMIDIDGQHEWRDCLDIPGVRLPQGYYFGASAVTGDLSDNHDVISLKLYQLTVLRSETEEKEEEDEITLPSVDNMDLLKTTGTRTDANASTETERGEKEREGGLPS, from the exons ATGGCTCTAAAAACATATTGGACGTTTGTGATTATTCTTATTACAACTTGTCGATCTTTTGCCGACGATGATAATCATGAAATGGAGGAGTTTCTGAAAAGGGAGCATTCATTGTCAAAACCCTATCAAG GTGTGGGGTCGTCCAGCTCCTCCCATTGGGAATTGATGGGCGATGCCATGGTAACCACAGAGCAGGTGCGCCTCACAACAGACATGCAGAGCAAGCAGGGGGCAGTGTGGAGCCGCATT CCCTGTCACCTAAGGGACTGGGAGTTACAAGTGCACTTTAAGATTCATGGCCAAGGCAAGAAGAATCTGAATGGGGATGGACTGGCAATTTGGTACACCAAGGAGCGCATGCAGAAAG GTCCTGTGTTTGGGAATCAGGACCTTTTCACAGGGCTGGGTGTATTTGTGGACACGTACCCCAATGAGGAAAAACACCTTGAG GCACAGAAGACGAGgtacaccacacgcacacag AGGATCTTCCCCTTCGTGTTGGCCATGGTGGGGAACGGAAGCATTAGTTACGACCACGAACGAGACGGGCGTCCCACTGAGCTGGGCGGCTGCAACGCCATGGTGCGCAACCTCAACCACGACACCTTCATCTTCATCAGATATGTCCGTCGCAGGCTCACG ATTATGATTGACATTGATGGGCAGCATGAATGGAGGGACTGCCTGGACATACCGGGGGTACGGCTGCCCCAGGGCTACTACTTTGGAGCCTCGGCCGTCACTGGAGATCTCTCTG ACAATCACGATGTGATCTCCCTGAAACTGTACCAGCTGACTGTGTTACGCAGTGAgacagaggaaaaggaggaggaagatgagatcACTCTACCCAGTGTAGATAACATGGACCTACTAAAGA CCACTGGAACGAGAACAGACGCAAACGCTTCTactgagacggagagaggggaaaaagagcGGGAGGGAGGCCTCCCATCATAA
- the lman2la gene encoding VIP36-like protein isoform X1, with product MALKTYWTFVIILITTCRSFADDDNHEMEEFLKREHSLSKPYQGVGSSSSSHWELMGDAMVTTEQVRLTTDMQSKQGAVWSRIPCHLRDWELQVHFKIHGQGKKNLNGDGLAIWYTKERMQKGPVFGNQDLFTGLGVFVDTYPNEEKHLEAQKTRYTTRTQRIFPFVLAMVGNGSISYDHERDGRPTELGGCNAMVRNLNHDTFIFIRYVRRRLTIMIDIDGQHEWRDCLDIPGVRLPQGYYFGASAVTGDLSDNHDVISLKLYQLTVLRSETEEKEEEDEITLPSVDNMDLLKMGENEEGWSSIAMFFTILFSMLGCFLLIVVGLIVYSHWNENRRKRFY from the exons ATGGCTCTAAAAACATATTGGACGTTTGTGATTATTCTTATTACAACTTGTCGATCTTTTGCCGACGATGATAATCATGAAATGGAGGAGTTTCTGAAAAGGGAGCATTCATTGTCAAAACCCTATCAAG GTGTGGGGTCGTCCAGCTCCTCCCATTGGGAATTGATGGGCGATGCCATGGTAACCACAGAGCAGGTGCGCCTCACAACAGACATGCAGAGCAAGCAGGGGGCAGTGTGGAGCCGCATT CCCTGTCACCTAAGGGACTGGGAGTTACAAGTGCACTTTAAGATTCATGGCCAAGGCAAGAAGAATCTGAATGGGGATGGACTGGCAATTTGGTACACCAAGGAGCGCATGCAGAAAG GTCCTGTGTTTGGGAATCAGGACCTTTTCACAGGGCTGGGTGTATTTGTGGACACGTACCCCAATGAGGAAAAACACCTTGAG GCACAGAAGACGAGgtacaccacacgcacacag AGGATCTTCCCCTTCGTGTTGGCCATGGTGGGGAACGGAAGCATTAGTTACGACCACGAACGAGACGGGCGTCCCACTGAGCTGGGCGGCTGCAACGCCATGGTGCGCAACCTCAACCACGACACCTTCATCTTCATCAGATATGTCCGTCGCAGGCTCACG ATTATGATTGACATTGATGGGCAGCATGAATGGAGGGACTGCCTGGACATACCGGGGGTACGGCTGCCCCAGGGCTACTACTTTGGAGCCTCGGCCGTCACTGGAGATCTCTCTG ACAATCACGATGTGATCTCCCTGAAACTGTACCAGCTGACTGTGTTACGCAGTGAgacagaggaaaaggaggaggaagatgagatcACTCTACCCAGTGTAGATAACATGGACCTACTAAAGA TGGGTGAGAATGAAGAAGGGTGGAGTAGTATTGCTATGTTCTTCACCATCCTCTTCTCCATGCTGGGCTGTTTCCTGCTCATCGTGGTCGGCCTCATCGTCTACAGCCACTGGAACGAGAACAGACGCAAACGCTTCTactga
- the LOC111964011 gene encoding WW domain-binding protein 1: protein MPQKTLGSIVGLLCIGTCLVQGKEFCFGVNNEQYRCEMGYCCGETECCTYYYELWWFWLVWTLIIMLSCCCAYRHRRVKMRLQQEQRQREISLMAYQGASSSFISPPPLNLRFWTDCKLPDYEEVVGHPPTPPPPYSEIPPETTTAILLPSIQSEAVVVLEPPTEDAPREEQTANSSSDEEAASVPSQSERPVEVDPEGPLEELLTRRRHVTGDSGIEVCVCQLDEGSGPEEDEERVCQGATGDCCSASDHHHTLRHKARTPEPQPQPQGQTTSTGDRLV, encoded by the exons ggTAAGGAGTTCTGTTTTGGAGTGAACAATGAGCAATACCGGTGTGAGATGGGGTACTGCTGCGGTGAGACGGAGTGCTGCACCTACTACTACGAGCTGTGGT GGTTCTGGCTGGTGTGGACCCTCATCATAATGCTGAGTTGCTGCTGTGCCTACCGTCACCGTCGGGTCAAGATGCGGCTGCAGCAGGAGCAGCGCCAGCGCGAAATCAGCCTTATGGCCTACCAGGGTGCTTCTAGCTCCTTcatctcccctccacccctcaaccTAA GGTTCTGGACAGACTGCAAGCTTCCTGACTATGAAGAGGTGGTGGGTCATCCCCCGACTCCCCCTCCGCCTTACTCCGAGATTCCCCCAGAGACCACCACTGCTATCCTGCTGCCCTCCATCCAATCAGAAGCGGTCGTGGTGCTGGAGCCCCCAACAGAGGACGCGCCAAGAGAGGAGCAGACCGCCAATTCGTCATCAGACGAAGAAGCCGCGTCTgtgcccagccaatcagagcgACCGGTGGAGGTGGACCCTGAAGGCCCATTGGAGGAGCTGCTGACCCGGCGCAGGCACGTGACGGGCGACTCAGGGATTGAGGTGTGCGTTTGCCAACTAGATGAGGGCTCTGGGCcggaggaggacgaggagcggGTGTGTCAGGGGGCCACGGGGGACTGCTGCTCTGCCTCTGATCACCACCACACCCTCAGACACAAAGCGAGAACCCCTGAGCCCCAACCTCAGCCCCAGGGTCAGACCACCAGCACCGGAGACCGCCTGGTCTGA
- the lman2la gene encoding VIP36-like protein isoform X2 has product MALKTYWTFVIILITTCRSFADDDNHEMEEFLKREHSLSKPYQGVGSSSSSHWELMGDAMVTTEQVRLTTDMQSKQGAVWSRIPCHLRDWELQVHFKIHGQGKKNLNGDGLAIWYTKERMQKGPVFGNQDLFTGLGVFVDTYPNEEKHLERIFPFVLAMVGNGSISYDHERDGRPTELGGCNAMVRNLNHDTFIFIRYVRRRLTIMIDIDGQHEWRDCLDIPGVRLPQGYYFGASAVTGDLSDNHDVISLKLYQLTVLRSETEEKEEEDEITLPSVDNMDLLKMGENEEGWSSIAMFFTILFSMLGCFLLIVVGLIVYSHWNENRRKRFY; this is encoded by the exons ATGGCTCTAAAAACATATTGGACGTTTGTGATTATTCTTATTACAACTTGTCGATCTTTTGCCGACGATGATAATCATGAAATGGAGGAGTTTCTGAAAAGGGAGCATTCATTGTCAAAACCCTATCAAG GTGTGGGGTCGTCCAGCTCCTCCCATTGGGAATTGATGGGCGATGCCATGGTAACCACAGAGCAGGTGCGCCTCACAACAGACATGCAGAGCAAGCAGGGGGCAGTGTGGAGCCGCATT CCCTGTCACCTAAGGGACTGGGAGTTACAAGTGCACTTTAAGATTCATGGCCAAGGCAAGAAGAATCTGAATGGGGATGGACTGGCAATTTGGTACACCAAGGAGCGCATGCAGAAAG GTCCTGTGTTTGGGAATCAGGACCTTTTCACAGGGCTGGGTGTATTTGTGGACACGTACCCCAATGAGGAAAAACACCTTGAG AGGATCTTCCCCTTCGTGTTGGCCATGGTGGGGAACGGAAGCATTAGTTACGACCACGAACGAGACGGGCGTCCCACTGAGCTGGGCGGCTGCAACGCCATGGTGCGCAACCTCAACCACGACACCTTCATCTTCATCAGATATGTCCGTCGCAGGCTCACG ATTATGATTGACATTGATGGGCAGCATGAATGGAGGGACTGCCTGGACATACCGGGGGTACGGCTGCCCCAGGGCTACTACTTTGGAGCCTCGGCCGTCACTGGAGATCTCTCTG ACAATCACGATGTGATCTCCCTGAAACTGTACCAGCTGACTGTGTTACGCAGTGAgacagaggaaaaggaggaggaagatgagatcACTCTACCCAGTGTAGATAACATGGACCTACTAAAGA TGGGTGAGAATGAAGAAGGGTGGAGTAGTATTGCTATGTTCTTCACCATCCTCTTCTCCATGCTGGGCTGTTTCCTGCTCATCGTGGTCGGCCTCATCGTCTACAGCCACTGGAACGAGAACAGACGCAAACGCTTCTactga